Proteins encoded within one genomic window of Eurosta solidaginis isolate ZX-2024a chromosome 1, ASM4086904v1, whole genome shotgun sequence:
- the Cby gene encoding protein chibby homolog 1 isoform X3, which yields MGEYFALCFIFFIVMPLFAKKFESKPIPMRSVRCNIGSPAINEELNDFKNISLNLGSKELRFADGIWIHAMRKSDTDDIMRLNRRIKTLEDEKNMCHLKMDIFLDLLAEQTTELNAIKSTCTYVTK from the exons ATGGGGGAATATTTTGCTTTATGCTTT ATTTTCTTCATAGTCATGCCGCTATTTGCGAAAAAATTCGAATCAAAACCGATACCAATGCGTTCGGTTCGCTGTAATATTGGCAGTCCTGCTATTAATGAGGAGCTGAatgatttcaaaaatatttcactaaatttGGGAAGCAAGGAACTGCGTTTTGCAGATGGAATTTGGATACATGCGATGCGAAAAAGCGATACTGATGATATAATGCGTTTAAATCGACGTATTAAGACTTTGGAGGATGAAAAAAATATGTGCCACTTAAAAATGGACATCTTTTTGGACCTTTTAGCTGAGCAGACCACGGAATTGAATGCCATTAAgtcaacatgtacatatgtaactaaataa
- the Cby gene encoding protein chibby homolog 1 isoform X4, with product MPLFAKKFESKPIPMRSVRCNIGSPAINEELNDFKNISLNLGSKELRFADGIWIHAMRKSDTDDIMRLNRRIKTLEDEKNMCHLKMDIFLDLLAEQTTELNAIKSTCTYVTK from the coding sequence ATGCCGCTATTTGCGAAAAAATTCGAATCAAAACCGATACCAATGCGTTCGGTTCGCTGTAATATTGGCAGTCCTGCTATTAATGAGGAGCTGAatgatttcaaaaatatttcactaaatttGGGAAGCAAGGAACTGCGTTTTGCAGATGGAATTTGGATACATGCGATGCGAAAAAGCGATACTGATGATATAATGCGTTTAAATCGACGTATTAAGACTTTGGAGGATGAAAAAAATATGTGCCACTTAAAAATGGACATCTTTTTGGACCTTTTAGCTGAGCAGACCACGGAATTGAATGCCATTAAgtcaacatgtacatatgtaactaaataa